One window from the genome of Pantoea cypripedii encodes:
- the motA gene encoding flagellar motor stator protein MotA, with product MLIILGYIVVLGSVLGGYMLVGGHLGALYQPSELLIIGGAAIGAFLVGNNGKAIKKTLKALPLLMRGSKYNKAVYMDLMALLYRLMAKSRQQGMLSLERDIEDPSQSEIFANYPRILADKQLVDFITDYLRLMVSGNMNAFEIEALMDEEIETYEHECEVPAQSLSAVGDGLPAFGIVAAVMGVVHALASADRPAAELGALVAHAMVGTFLGILLAYGFISPLASVLRQKCAESTKMMQCIKVTLLSSLNGYAPQIAVEFGRKTLYSTERPSFQELEEHVRNAKNPAKQTSDEAS from the coding sequence GTGCTGATTATTCTGGGTTATATCGTAGTCCTCGGGTCCGTGTTAGGCGGCTACATGTTGGTCGGTGGCCATCTGGGGGCGCTTTATCAGCCGTCGGAACTGCTGATAATAGGTGGTGCCGCAATTGGTGCTTTTTTGGTCGGTAACAATGGTAAGGCAATTAAAAAGACCTTAAAAGCATTGCCCTTGTTAATGCGCGGCTCGAAATATAACAAAGCCGTTTACATGGATTTAATGGCATTGCTCTATCGCCTGATGGCGAAATCACGACAGCAGGGGATGTTGTCGCTGGAGCGCGATATTGAAGATCCCAGCCAGAGTGAAATTTTTGCTAACTATCCCCGCATTTTGGCCGATAAACAGTTGGTGGATTTTATTACCGATTATTTGCGTTTAATGGTCAGCGGAAATATGAACGCATTCGAAATCGAAGCGCTGATGGATGAAGAAATTGAAACCTATGAGCACGAATGTGAAGTGCCAGCGCAAAGTTTATCGGCGGTCGGTGATGGCTTGCCCGCGTTTGGTATCGTCGCGGCGGTAATGGGCGTGGTGCACGCACTGGCGTCAGCGGATCGCCCGGCGGCAGAGCTGGGTGCGCTGGTGGCGCATGCGATGGTGGGGACCTTCCTCGGCATCTTGCTGGCTTACGGTTTCATTTCGCCGCTGGCATCGGTGTTACGCCAGAAATGCGCTGAATCCACCAAGATGATGCAGTGCATCAAAGTGACCTTACTCTCCAGCCTCAACGGTTATGCACCGCAGATCGCCGTCGAGTTTGGTCGTAAAACGCTGTATTCCACCGAGCGCCCGTCGTTCCAGGAACTGGAAGAACACGTACGTAACGCCAAGAACCCGGCTAAACAAACCTCGGATGAAGCCTCATGA
- the motB gene encoding flagellar motor protein MotB, with translation MKHGNRPIVLVKRRKHKRHEGGHGSWKIAYADFMTAMMAFFMVMWLLSIANPQQLIQIAEYFRTPLKVALTGGQRSSDSESPIPGGGDDPTKKQGEVKKAVDMDAQKRQLDDIRLNRLREKLDQLIEADPRLKALRPHLIINMVEEGLRIQIIDSQNRPMFKTGSAEVEPYMRDILRAIAPVLNDIPNKISLAGHTDDIQYANGDRGYSNWELSADRANASRRELMMGGLDGSKMLRVVGMADTMKLKNRGGDDAVNRRISLLVLNHDTEAAIEKENAESDAVQVSDPAQIIPDITAPAVPAAPTAPATSATPAAPAAMTTPAAPANPNASAVTTDHSSQPR, from the coding sequence ATGAAGCATGGCAATCGCCCCATTGTGCTGGTTAAACGGCGCAAACATAAAAGGCATGAGGGAGGTCATGGGTCATGGAAGATTGCCTATGCCGACTTTATGACGGCGATGATGGCGTTCTTTATGGTGATGTGGCTGCTTTCGATCGCCAACCCGCAGCAGCTGATACAGATTGCAGAATACTTCAGGACGCCGCTCAAAGTGGCGTTAACCGGTGGTCAGCGGAGTAGCGACAGCGAAAGCCCGATTCCAGGCGGCGGGGATGACCCGACGAAGAAGCAAGGTGAAGTGAAGAAAGCCGTGGATATGGATGCACAGAAGCGCCAGCTGGATGATATCCGCCTGAATCGCCTGCGCGAAAAGCTCGACCAGCTGATCGAAGCCGATCCACGTCTGAAAGCGCTGCGTCCGCATCTGATTATCAACATGGTGGAAGAGGGGCTGCGCATCCAGATTATCGATAGCCAGAACCGCCCGATGTTTAAGACCGGCAGCGCCGAAGTCGAACCTTATATGCGCGATATCCTGCGTGCTATTGCACCGGTGCTGAATGACATCCCGAACAAAATCAGTCTGGCGGGTCATACCGATGACATCCAGTATGCCAACGGTGATCGCGGCTACAGCAACTGGGAGCTGTCGGCGGATCGTGCCAACGCCTCACGTCGTGAGTTGATGATGGGTGGTCTTGACGGTAGCAAAATGCTGCGCGTGGTGGGCATGGCCGACACCATGAAGCTGAAAAACCGCGGTGGTGACGATGCAGTGAACCGTCGCATTAGCCTGCTGGTGTTGAACCATGATACCGAAGCGGCGATTGAAAAAGAAAATGCCGAGAGCGATGCCGTTCAGGTGAGCGACCCGGCACAGATTATTCCCGATATTACCGCGCCCGCCGTTCCGGCTGCGCCGACAGCACCAGCAACGTCAGCGACACCGGCAGCGCCGGCCGCAATGACAACGCCAGCGGCTCCGGCCAATCCGAACGCCAGTGCGGTGACTACTGACCACTCCTCACAGCCGAGGTGA
- the cheA gene encoding chemotaxis protein CheA, translated as MDISDFYQTFFDEADELLADMEQHLLGLDPQEPDSEQLNAIFRAAHSIKGGAGTFGFTVLQETTHILENILDGARRGEMALSTDIINLFLETKDIMQEQLDAYKTAQEPNAESFNYICEALRQLALEAKGVAPAAPAVVAVAEAAAPTVSSAGLRLHLVDLKEKEPDLLLEELGNLGTLSDVVKSANALEATIEGVGKDDIVAVLCFVLEEAQILFPEGGSTPVETAPAAAVVAEPVQSATVTEITPAVKRENKRAAAPAKASESSSIRVAVEKVDQLINLVGELVITQSMLAQRSGALDPVAHGDLLNSMGQLERNARDLQESVMSIRMMPMEYVFSRFPRLVRDLASKLGKEVELTLLGSSTELDKSLIERIIDPLTHLVRNSLDHGIESPEKRLGAGKSAVGNLTLSAEHQGGNICIEVIDDGAGLNRERILAKAMSSGLPVSESMSDEEVGMLIFAPGFSTAEQVTDVSGRGVGMDVVKRNIQEMGGHVEIASKQGKGTTIRILLPLTLAILDGMSVRVADEVFILPLNAVMESLQPRAEELKPLAGGERVLEVRGEYLPLVELWNVFDVQHAKTDATQGIVVILQSAGRRYALLVDQLIGQHQVVVKNLESNYRKVPGISAATILGDGSVALIVDVSALQSLNREKRVAGAAA; from the coding sequence ATGGACATCAGCGATTTTTACCAGACGTTTTTCGACGAGGCCGATGAGCTGTTAGCGGACATGGAGCAACACCTGTTGGGACTGGATCCCCAGGAGCCAGATTCCGAACAGTTGAATGCCATCTTCCGCGCCGCCCACTCGATAAAGGGCGGAGCCGGTACGTTTGGCTTTACGGTTTTACAGGAAACCACGCATATCCTGGAAAACATTCTGGACGGTGCGCGTCGTGGTGAAATGGCGCTCAGCACCGACATCATCAACCTGTTTTTGGAAACCAAAGATATTATGCAGGAACAGCTCGATGCCTATAAAACCGCGCAGGAACCGAATGCAGAAAGCTTCAACTACATCTGCGAAGCACTGCGTCAGCTGGCCCTTGAAGCCAAAGGGGTAGCCCCGGCAGCCCCGGCTGTGGTGGCGGTCGCCGAGGCTGCTGCACCCACTGTCAGCAGCGCGGGTTTACGCCTGCACCTGGTTGATCTGAAAGAGAAAGAACCGGATTTGTTGCTGGAAGAATTGGGCAACCTTGGCACGCTTAGCGATGTGGTGAAAAGCGCCAACGCGCTGGAAGCCACCATTGAAGGTGTCGGCAAAGATGACATCGTCGCGGTGCTGTGTTTTGTGCTTGAAGAAGCACAGATTCTTTTCCCGGAAGGAGGCAGCACGCCGGTGGAAACCGCGCCAGCAGCAGCTGTCGTGGCTGAACCGGTACAAAGCGCCACCGTCACCGAGATCACCCCGGCGGTGAAGCGTGAAAACAAACGCGCGGCAGCACCGGCCAAAGCCAGCGAATCCAGCAGTATCCGCGTCGCGGTCGAGAAAGTTGATCAGCTGATTAACCTGGTCGGTGAACTGGTGATTACTCAGTCAATGCTGGCACAGCGTTCTGGCGCACTGGACCCGGTGGCGCATGGCGACCTGCTGAACAGCATGGGTCAGCTGGAGCGTAACGCGCGCGATTTACAGGAATCGGTGATGTCGATTCGTATGATGCCGATGGAGTATGTCTTCAGCCGCTTCCCTCGTCTGGTACGCGATCTGGCCAGTAAGCTGGGTAAAGAAGTGGAACTGACGCTACTCGGCAGCTCCACCGAACTGGATAAGAGCCTGATCGAACGCATCATCGATCCGTTAACCCATCTGGTGCGCAACAGCCTTGACCACGGTATCGAATCGCCGGAAAAACGCCTGGGAGCGGGTAAAAGTGCCGTCGGTAATCTGACGCTTTCCGCAGAACATCAGGGCGGCAACATTTGCATCGAAGTGATCGATGATGGTGCCGGTCTTAACCGTGAACGTATCCTGGCAAAAGCGATGTCATCCGGTCTGCCGGTGAGCGAAAGCATGAGCGACGAAGAAGTCGGCATGCTGATTTTCGCACCGGGTTTCTCCACCGCTGAGCAGGTCACCGATGTATCGGGCCGTGGTGTCGGTATGGATGTGGTGAAACGAAACATCCAGGAGATGGGCGGTCACGTTGAAATCGCTTCGAAGCAGGGGAAAGGCACCACTATCCGCATCCTGCTGCCACTGACGCTGGCGATCCTCGACGGCATGTCAGTCCGCGTGGCCGATGAAGTGTTTATCCTGCCGCTGAACGCGGTGATGGAATCGCTGCAACCGCGTGCCGAAGAACTGAAGCCGCTGGCCGGGGGCGAGCGCGTACTGGAAGTGCGTGGTGAATATCTGCCGCTGGTCGAGTTGTGGAATGTGTTCGATGTGCAGCACGCCAAAACCGATGCCACACAGGGCATTGTGGTGATCCTGCAAAGCGCTGGCCGTCGTTATGCCCTGCTGGTGGATCAGCTGATTGGTCAGCATCAGGTGGTGGTGAAAAACCTTGAAAGTAACTACCGCAAAGTGCCGGGTATTTCCGCCGCCACCATCCTTGGCGATGGCAGTGTGGCGCTGATTGTAGATGTTTCAGCCCTGCAATCACTGAACCGTGAAAAGCGTGTGGCCGGTGCCGCAGCGTAA
- the cheW gene encoding chemotaxis protein CheW, which yields MTGMATVTKIAGETVGQEFLVFTLGDEEYGIDILKVQEIRGYDQVTRIANTPEFIKGVTNLRGVIVPIIDLRVKFSQPDVDYNENTVVIVLNLEHRVVGIVVDGVSDVLSLTQDQIRPAPEFAVTMSTEYLTGLGALGERMLILVDIEKLLSSEEMALMDTLRSA from the coding sequence ATGACTGGAATGGCAACCGTGACGAAAATCGCTGGCGAAACCGTGGGCCAGGAGTTCTTAGTCTTCACCCTCGGTGATGAAGAGTACGGTATCGATATCCTGAAAGTGCAGGAAATTCGTGGCTACGATCAGGTAACGCGCATCGCCAACACCCCGGAGTTTATCAAGGGTGTGACCAACCTGCGTGGCGTGATTGTGCCGATTATCGACCTGCGCGTGAAGTTCTCGCAGCCGGATGTGGATTACAACGAAAACACCGTGGTGATCGTGCTGAATCTGGAACACCGCGTGGTGGGTATCGTGGTGGATGGCGTTTCTGATGTCCTGTCACTGACGCAGGACCAAATCCGTCCGGCCCCGGAGTTCGCCGTCACCATGTCAACCGAGTACCTGACAGGGTTAGGCGCGTTGGGTGAACGTATGCTGATTCTGGTCGACATCGAGAAGCTGCTGAGCAGTGAAGAGATGGCGCTGATGGACACGCTGCGTAGCGCATAA
- a CDS encoding methyl-accepting chemotaxis protein, with translation MFTKIRVVTSLLLVLLIFGFLQLASGSLFFKALSNDKSSFNVAQLASKNTAAINDAYMSLNQSRVLLTRVMLRIANSKLSGETADLNSMFEQSKSFQNKAAEFYTLFKNTPDTPGQDAQLNQHLDDTFSAYSRALNQMQDALQANDVEGAGKLPVAPSQSAFLTDYTQWRADQDRLTEAGVAANLAAYNHMLWLLAVVMAVVVAVIVLCWFGLRKVLINPLNSNIKHIQHIAQGDLTQTIVIEGRNEMSQLATNLHEMQQSLVRTVSNVRDGSDAIFTGASEISAGNNDLSARTEEQAASLEQTAASMEQLTATVKQNAENARQASQLALSASETAQKGGNVVDGVVRTMHDIAGSSKKIADITSVIDGIAFQTNILALNAAVEAARAGEQGRGFAVVAGEVRSLAQRSAQAAKEIKGLIEDSVNRVNTGSALVGTAGETMSDIVNAVTRVTDIMGEIASASDEQSRGIDQVGQAVTEMDRVTQQNASLVEESAAAAASLEDQASRLSQSVSVFKIPRAQAVATVTRHPQIAPKVADMPRKAVTAPVSDSNWETF, from the coding sequence ATGTTTACGAAAATCCGTGTTGTCACCAGTTTATTGCTGGTGCTGTTAATATTTGGCTTTTTGCAGCTGGCATCGGGCTCGCTGTTTTTTAAAGCCTTAAGCAATGACAAAAGCAGTTTTAATGTTGCACAACTGGCAAGCAAAAATACCGCGGCGATCAACGACGCTTATATGAGTCTTAACCAAAGCCGTGTGCTGCTGACGCGTGTCATGCTGCGTATTGCCAATAGCAAGTTGTCGGGTGAGACCGCCGATCTCAACAGCATGTTTGAGCAGAGCAAAAGCTTTCAGAACAAGGCAGCGGAATTCTACACGCTGTTTAAAAATACGCCGGACACCCCAGGGCAGGATGCGCAACTCAATCAACATCTGGATGACACCTTCAGTGCCTACAGCAGGGCGTTGAACCAGATGCAGGATGCGCTCCAGGCCAACGATGTGGAAGGGGCTGGCAAACTCCCGGTCGCGCCGTCACAGAGCGCATTTCTCACCGATTACACCCAATGGCGTGCCGATCAGGACCGTCTGACTGAAGCCGGTGTGGCGGCCAACCTTGCCGCCTATAACCATATGCTGTGGTTACTGGCGGTGGTGATGGCGGTAGTGGTCGCGGTGATTGTGCTGTGCTGGTTTGGTCTGCGCAAAGTGCTGATCAACCCGCTTAACAGCAACATCAAACATATTCAGCACATCGCGCAGGGTGATCTGACGCAGACCATCGTGATTGAAGGGCGTAATGAAATGAGCCAGCTGGCGACTAACCTGCACGAAATGCAGCAGTCGCTGGTGCGTACCGTCAGCAACGTGCGCGACGGCTCTGATGCCATCTTTACCGGTGCCAGCGAAATCTCCGCCGGAAATAACGATCTCTCCGCCCGTACTGAAGAACAGGCCGCTTCGCTGGAGCAGACCGCTGCCAGCATGGAACAGCTGACGGCCACGGTGAAACAGAACGCCGAGAATGCCCGTCAGGCATCGCAGCTGGCGCTCAGCGCCTCGGAAACTGCGCAGAAGGGTGGCAATGTGGTGGATGGTGTGGTGCGTACTATGCATGACATCGCCGGTAGTTCGAAGAAAATTGCCGATATTACCAGCGTGATCGACGGCATTGCCTTCCAGACCAATATCCTGGCATTGAACGCGGCGGTGGAAGCGGCACGCGCCGGTGAGCAGGGACGTGGTTTTGCCGTGGTGGCGGGTGAAGTGCGCAGTCTGGCACAGCGCAGCGCCCAGGCGGCGAAGGAAATCAAAGGATTGATCGAAGACTCGGTGAATCGCGTCAATACCGGCTCGGCGCTGGTGGGTACGGCAGGGGAAACCATGAGCGATATCGTCAACGCGGTAACGCGGGTGACGGACATTATGGGTGAGATTGCCTCGGCATCCGATGAGCAGAGCCGTGGCATCGATCAGGTCGGCCAGGCGGTGACCGAGATGGACCGTGTGACGCAACAGAACGCCTCGCTGGTGGAAGAATCTGCGGCGGCTGCGGCCTCGCTGGAAGATCAGGCCAGCCGTTTAAGCCAGTCGGTATCGGTGTTTAAGATTCCGCGTGCACAGGCCGTTGCCACGGTGACGCGTCATCCGCAGATTGCGCCGAAAGTCGCCGATATGCCGCGTAAAGCGGTGACGGCTCCGGTCAGTGACAGCAACTGGGAAACGTTTTAA
- a CDS encoding methyl-accepting chemotaxis protein, protein MLKRINVVTSLIAVLLVFGALQLISGGLFWSALQKDKEAFAVAQVSTDNVAAMSDAWIELNQTRTVLNRAMLRMQGSMAAQSNGGQLSALIAQTEKQLDAASGYFQRYYNLPATPGFPVELRDRLEADYAAYNNGLKAMLERLKADDLQGMFAQNIEAKQVTMKASYEAWRTKQGELAAAGAGQNKRAFDTMMWLLATVALLVIAVIIGCWFGLRSVLILPLQQLLSHIRHIASGDLTQPILVEGRNEMSQLAEGLQEMQQSLVRTVSNVRDGSDAIFTGASEISAGNNDLSARTEEQAASLEQTAASMEQLTATVKQNAENARQASQLALSASETAQKGGNVVDGVVRTMHDIAGSSKKIADIIGVIDGIAFQTNILALNAAVEAARAGEQGRGFAVVAGEVRSLAQRSAQAAKEIKGLIEDSVNRVNTGSALVGTAGDTMSDIVNAVTRVTDIMGEIASASDEQSRGIDQVGQAVTEMDRVTQQNASLVEESAAAAASLEDQASRLSQSVSVFKIPRAHAVATVTRHPQIAPKVADMPRKAVTAPVSDSNWETF, encoded by the coding sequence ATGTTAAAACGAATCAATGTAGTGACCAGCCTGATCGCCGTATTGCTGGTATTTGGTGCTTTGCAGTTAATTTCTGGCGGACTGTTCTGGTCTGCTTTACAAAAAGATAAGGAGGCATTTGCTGTCGCACAGGTGTCCACCGACAACGTTGCGGCGATGAGTGATGCCTGGATTGAACTCAACCAGACACGCACGGTGCTGAACCGCGCGATGCTGCGTATGCAGGGAAGTATGGCTGCGCAGAGCAATGGCGGGCAGCTCAGTGCGCTTATCGCGCAAACGGAAAAACAGCTTGATGCGGCGTCAGGATATTTCCAGCGTTATTACAATCTGCCCGCGACGCCCGGTTTTCCGGTGGAACTGCGCGACCGCCTGGAAGCTGACTATGCCGCCTATAACAACGGCCTGAAGGCAATGCTGGAACGGCTGAAGGCAGACGATCTGCAAGGGATGTTCGCGCAAAATATCGAAGCCAAACAGGTCACGATGAAGGCGTCGTATGAAGCCTGGCGTACCAAACAGGGTGAACTGGCGGCAGCCGGGGCAGGGCAGAATAAGCGCGCGTTCGACACCATGATGTGGCTGCTGGCGACGGTGGCACTGCTGGTGATTGCTGTGATTATTGGTTGCTGGTTTGGTTTACGTTCGGTGCTGATCCTGCCGCTGCAACAGCTGCTGTCGCACATCCGCCACATTGCCTCCGGCGATCTGACACAGCCGATTCTGGTGGAAGGACGTAACGAAATGAGCCAGCTGGCGGAAGGTTTACAGGAGATGCAGCAGTCGCTGGTGCGTACCGTCAGCAACGTGCGCGACGGCTCTGATGCCATCTTCACCGGTGCCAGCGAAATCTCCGCCGGAAATAACGATCTTTCCGCCCGCACCGAAGAACAGGCCGCTTCACTGGAGCAGACCGCTGCCAGCATGGAACAGCTGACGGCCACGGTGAAACAGAACGCCGAAAATGCCCGTCAGGCTTCACAGCTGGCGCTCAGCGCGTCGGAAACCGCGCAGAAAGGCGGTAACGTGGTGGATGGTGTGGTGCGTACCATGCACGACATTGCCGGAAGTTCGAAGAAAATTGCCGATATTATCGGCGTAATCGACGGCATTGCCTTCCAGACCAATATCCTGGCGCTGAACGCGGCGGTGGAAGCGGCACGCGCCGGTGAGCAGGGACGTGGTTTTGCCGTGGTGGCGGGTGAGGTGCGCAGTCTGGCACAGCGCAGTGCCCAGGCAGCGAAGGAAATCAAAGGATTGATCGAAGACTCGGTGAATCGCGTCAATACTGGCTCGGCACTGGTGGGTACAGCCGGTGACACCATGAGCGATATCGTCAACGCAGTAACGCGGGTGACGGACATTATGGGCGAGATTGCCTCAGCGTCTGATGAGCAGAGCCGCGGCATCGATCAGGTCGGCCAGGCGGTGACCGAGATGGACCGTGTGACGCAGCAGAACGCCTCGCTGGTGGAAGAATCGGCGGCAGCAGCGGCGTCGCTGGAAGATCAGGCCAGCCGCCTGAGCCAGTCGGTATCGGTGTTTAAGATTCCGCGTGCACATGCCGTTGCCACGGTGACGCGTCATCCGCAGATTGCGCCGAAAGTCGCCGATATGCCACGCAAAGCGGTGACCGCACCGGTAAGCGACAGCAACTGGGAAACGTTCTAA
- a CDS encoding methyl-accepting chemotaxis protein, which translates to MFSRIRVVSGLLCVLVLFALLQLFSGGMFFQTVKADKDNFAYNQRLVTLQRAMGTSWVSLVQARNTLNRAGIRYLLDSQQAGSGATVKELVALASEELKAADQGFAEFNANLSEKGKTAENVLTLQANYNAFHGALAELVDFLSAGNFKGFVDQPTQGFQDKFEKDYNAWLGYNKILAQRGIDDNLAAYHKSVWLIIAMLAVTLALIALVWRGMRAALIRPLKQSIEHIRHIARGDLTQQVEVSVTNEMGDLLSSLQHMQQELARTVRIVRDGSDAIYTGASEIAMGNNDLSSRTEQQAASLEETAASMEQLTATVKQNAENARQASQLALTASETAQQGGKVVDGVVTTMKDIAGSSKKIADITSVIDGIAFQTNILALNAAVEAARAGEQGRGFAVVAGEVRSLAQRSAQAAKEIKGLIEDSVNRVNTGSVLVESAGETMTNIVNAVTRVTDIMGEIASASDEQSRGIDQVGLAVNEMDRVTQQNAALVEESATAAAALEDQASRLKQSVAVFNIGKEFVAQAVNVSTAPKLLHPAAPKALAQPAGARADDNWETF; encoded by the coding sequence ATGTTTAGTCGTATTCGTGTCGTTTCCGGCCTGTTGTGCGTGCTGGTGTTGTTTGCCTTGCTGCAACTGTTTTCCGGAGGGATGTTTTTTCAAACGGTGAAAGCCGATAAGGACAATTTTGCTTATAACCAGCGCCTCGTCACTCTGCAACGGGCGATGGGCACCTCATGGGTTTCGCTGGTTCAGGCGCGTAATACGCTGAACCGTGCCGGGATCCGTTATTTGCTGGATAGCCAGCAGGCAGGATCAGGCGCAACGGTGAAAGAACTGGTTGCTCTGGCCAGTGAGGAACTGAAGGCAGCCGATCAGGGCTTCGCCGAATTTAACGCCAATCTGTCAGAAAAAGGCAAAACGGCGGAAAACGTGCTGACGTTACAGGCCAACTACAACGCTTTCCACGGTGCACTGGCGGAACTGGTTGATTTTCTTAGCGCCGGTAACTTCAAAGGCTTTGTCGATCAGCCGACTCAGGGCTTCCAGGACAAATTTGAAAAGGATTACAACGCCTGGCTGGGTTACAACAAAATCCTCGCGCAGCGCGGTATTGATGACAACCTGGCGGCGTATCACAAGTCCGTCTGGCTGATTATCGCCATGCTGGCGGTCACTCTGGCCTTGATCGCCCTGGTGTGGAGAGGCATGCGTGCTGCACTGATCCGTCCGCTGAAGCAGAGCATCGAACATATTCGCCATATTGCGCGGGGTGATCTGACGCAGCAGGTTGAAGTCAGTGTAACGAACGAAATGGGTGACTTGCTCAGTTCGCTGCAACATATGCAGCAGGAGCTGGCGCGTACCGTGCGCATCGTGCGTGACGGTTCTGACGCCATCTATACCGGTGCCAGCGAGATCGCGATGGGCAACAACGATCTCTCCTCACGTACCGAGCAGCAGGCGGCATCACTGGAAGAGACGGCTGCCAGCATGGAGCAGCTGACTGCCACGGTGAAACAGAACGCCGAAAACGCCCGTCAGGCTTCCCAGCTGGCGCTGACCGCCTCAGAAACTGCCCAGCAGGGCGGCAAAGTGGTGGATGGCGTGGTGACCACCATGAAAGATATCGCCGGTAGTTCGAAGAAAATCGCCGATATTACCAGCGTGATCGATGGCATTGCCTTCCAGACCAATATCCTGGCACTGAACGCGGCGGTGGAAGCGGCGCGCGCCGGTGAACAGGGCCGTGGTTTTGCCGTGGTGGCGGGTGAGGTACGCAGCCTGGCACAACGCAGCGCCCAGGCAGCGAAGGAAATTAAAGGGTTGATTGAGGACTCGGTAAACCGCGTCAACACCGGTTCGGTGCTGGTAGAAAGCGCGGGTGAAACCATGACCAATATCGTGAATGCCGTGACGCGCGTCACCGACATCATGGGCGAGATTGCCTCGGCGTCGGATGAACAGAGCCGCGGGATTGACCAGGTGGGCCTGGCAGTTAACGAAATGGACCGCGTGACACAGCAGAATGCCGCACTGGTGGAAGAGTCCGCCACCGCGGCTGCCGCGCTGGAAGATCAGGCCAGCCGACTGAAACAGTCGGTCGCGGTGTTCAATATTGGTAAAGAATTTGTCGCCCAGGCCGTTAACGTATCTACAGCGCCAAAATTATTACATCCGGCGGCGCCAAAAGCACTGGCACAACCGGCGGGCGCCCGCGCTGACGATAACTGGGAAACCTTTTAA
- the cheR gene encoding protein-glutamate O-methyltransferase CheR: protein MKKSTLLDQNEATSLLTQMVQRLPLSDAHFRRISQLIYQRAGIVLADHKREMVYNRLVRRLRMLNIDDFGRYLGLLEQDPNSAEWQAFINALTTNLTSFFREAHHFPILADHARKRSGSYNVWCAAASTGEEPYSIAMTLAETLGSGPGKFQVHASDIDTQVLEKAVAGVYRQEELRTLSQSQLQRFFLRGTGPHEGMVRVRSELSSQVSYAQLNLLANDWSLPGPFDAIFCRNVMIYFDKETQEQILRRFVPLLKPGGVLFAGHSENFSQISKEFWLRGQTVYGLTKERR from the coding sequence ATGAAGAAATCGACGTTATTGGATCAAAATGAAGCGACATCGTTACTGACGCAGATGGTACAGCGTCTGCCGCTTTCTGATGCGCACTTTCGTCGTATCAGCCAGTTGATCTATCAGCGTGCCGGTATCGTGCTGGCCGACCACAAACGTGAGATGGTTTATAACCGTCTGGTGCGTCGGTTACGCATGCTGAATATTGATGATTTTGGCCGCTATCTGGGCCTGCTGGAGCAGGATCCCAATAGCGCGGAGTGGCAGGCATTTATTAATGCGCTGACCACCAACCTGACCTCGTTTTTCCGTGAGGCGCACCATTTCCCGATTTTGGCCGACCATGCACGCAAGCGCAGTGGCAGTTACAACGTGTGGTGTGCCGCTGCGTCAACCGGTGAGGAGCCTTACTCCATTGCCATGACGCTGGCGGAAACGCTGGGCAGCGGGCCGGGGAAATTCCAGGTACATGCCAGCGATATCGATACCCAGGTGCTGGAAAAAGCCGTCGCCGGGGTTTATCGCCAGGAGGAATTGCGCACGCTGTCGCAATCACAGCTACAGCGCTTTTTCCTGCGCGGCACTGGCCCGCACGAAGGCATGGTGCGGGTGCGTTCCGAATTGTCCAGTCAGGTGAGTTATGCGCAGCTGAATTTGCTGGCCAATGACTGGTCCCTGCCGGGTCCGTTTGACGCGATTTTCTGTCGCAACGTAATGATCTATTTCGATAAAGAGACACAGGAGCAAATCCTGCGCCGTTTTGTTCCCCTGCTGAAGCCGGGCGGTGTGTTGTTTGCTGGGCATTCAGAGAACTTCAGTCAGATCAGTAAAGAGTTCTGGCTGCGTGGACAGACAGTCTATGGACTGACCAAGGAAAGACGATGA